A genomic window from Salvia miltiorrhiza cultivar Shanhuang (shh) chromosome 5, IMPLAD_Smil_shh, whole genome shotgun sequence includes:
- the LOC131025781 gene encoding uncharacterized protein LOC131025781 produces the protein MTPQQLANLSWEDFKTEIYDKYIPKSYRKRKETEFYNLKQNKMSVTDYDRVFCDMSRYAPQQVDTDEKMSEKFRSGLRHEIKMALASHGDLTYSEALSRALDVEAAMPEDRPAQTHAQGANDRGKRKWEGNNNNNRGYYNSQDEKRPWQGNMMPQGQGQQTHPGPVGNNQGQLRAPVCPKCSKQHHGVCLAGSNTCFKCGQKGHFAKNCQGKAPGGIGRPNQSGQAQPLRAIQGQQLPYPPRQHQLAPRPPQPPQARAYALHKNNQGNNQGNLAGMGMLLKTPVVLLFDTGASHSFIASACVDTLELK, from the coding sequence ATGACTCCTCAACAGTTGGCAAATTTgtcttgggaagactttaagacggaaATATATGACAAGTACATTCCAAAAAGCTACCGCAAGAGAAAGGAAACTGAATTCTACAACctaaagcaaaacaagatgtctGTAACAGATTATGATCGTGTTTTCTGCGACATGTCCCgctatgctccacaacaggtggatactgatgaaaagATGTCGGAGAAGTTTCGTTCTGGTCTTAGACACGAGATAAAAATGGCACTCGCCAGTCACGGTGATCTTACTTACTCTGAGGCGCTCAGCAGAGCTCTGGATGTCGAGGCAGCTATGCCCGAGGATCGCCCAGCTCAAACTCATGCTCAGGGAGCAAATGAtcgaggaaagagaaaatgggaaggtaacaacaataacaacagaGGCTACTATAACAGTCAAGACGAGAAGAGGCCTTGGCAGGGAAACATGATGCCACAAGGACAAGGACAACAGACTCACCCAGGACCCGTTGGAAACAATCAGGGTCAACTTAGGGCACCTGTATGCCCAAAGTGCTCCAAACAACATCATGGTGTATGTCTGGCTGGCAGTAATACCTGCTTTAAATGTGgtcagaagggccattttgctaAGAATTGTCAAGGCAAGGCGCCAGGAGGAATAGGAAGGCCGAATCAGTCAGGCCAAGCCCAACCACTCAGAGCCATTCAGGGCCAGCAACTGCCATATCCACCACGTCAGCATCAACTTGCACCTCGCCCACCACAACCTCCTCAAGCTAGAGCCTACGCCCTGCACAAGAACAATCAGGGAAAtaaccaaggaaacctggcaggtatgggcatgttACTCAAAACACCTGTTGTACTTTTGTTTGACacgggtgcttcacattctttcattgcaagtgcatgcgTCGACACTCTAGAACTTAAATAG